A window of Bacillus sp. DX3.1 genomic DNA:
AACTACAAGTTCACGTGCCATTCTTTTTAATAAAGAAGGAAAAATTGTTCATGTAGCACAAAAAGAATTTACACAGCATTTTCCAAAGCCAGGCTGGGTAGAGCATAATGCACAAGAAATTTGGGGATCGATTTTAGCAGTTATTGCAACTTGTTTGAGCGAAGCAGATATAAAGCCAGAACAAATTGCTGGTATCGGGATTACAAACCAACGTGAAACAGCAGTTGTATGGGATAAAGAAACAGGTAAACCAATCTATAACGCAATTGTATGGCAATCTCGTCAAACAGCTGAGATTTGCGATGAGTTAAAAGAAAAAGGCTATAGCGACATGGTTCGTGAAAAAACAGGTTTGTTAATTGATGCATACTTCTCTGGTACGAAAGTGAAATGGATTTTAGACAACGTAGAAGGTGCAAGAGAGAAAGCAGAACGCGGTGAATTATTATTCGGAACGATTGATACATGGCTTGTATGGAAATTGTCTGGTGGTAAATCGCACATAACAGACTATTCAAATGCATCACGTACATTAATGTTCAATATTCATGATTTAAAGTGGGACGATGAACTTCTAGAGATGTTAACAGTACCGAAAAGCATGCTGCCAGAAGTGCGTCAATCTTCTGAAGTATATGGTCATACAGTGGACTACCATTTCTTTAACCAAAACATACCGATTGCAGGTATTGCAGGTGACCAACAAGCAGCGTTATTTGGACAAGCTTGCTTCGGTGAAGGTATGGCGAAGAACACGTACGGAACTGGTTGCTTTATGTTAATGAATACAGGCGAAAAAGCAGTTGCTTCTGAGCATGGCCTATTAACAACAATTGCATGGGGCTTAAATGGGAAAGTTGAATATGCGTTAGAAGGTAGTATTTTCGTAGCAGGTTCTGCAATTCAATGGTTACGTGACGGAATGCGCATGTTTAAGGATGCAAGTGAAAGTGAAGTCTATGCATCACGTGTTGAATCAACAGATGGTGTCTATGTTGTTCCAGCATTCGTAGGACTTGGAACACCATATTGGGATAGTGAAGTACGCGGAGCGGTATTTGGCGTAACACGCGGCACAACGAAAGAGCACTTTATTCGTGCAACGCTAGAATCATTAGCATACCAAACGAAAGATGTATTATGTGCAATGGAAGCAGATTCAGGTATTGAATTGAAAACATTACGCGTTGATGGCGGAGCAGTTAAGAATAACTTCTTAATGCAGTTCCAAAGTGATATGTTAGATGTTCCAGTAGAGCGTCCAGAAGTGAACGAAACAACTGCTTTAGGAGCAGCATATTTAGCAGGTCTTGCAGTTGGATATTGGGAAAACCAAGAGGAAATTAGAGCGCAGTGGAATATGGATAAAAGCTTTACACCAGCAATGGAAGCGGAAACAAGCGAAGAGCTATACGCGGGCTGGAAAAAGGCAATTGCAGCAACAAAAGCTTTTAAATAATCATAGACAGTGTTATAATGATAACAAGTTAATAATTCGGTAGGAGATATGGAGAGACCACAACACGCTATAGAAGCAATTTCTATAGTGATGTTCGTGGTCTCTTTTTCGTATCAAAGGGAGGAATTACCATGAAATTTTCAAGCAAACAACGTAAAGACGTATTAAACGAAGTGAATAAACAAGAGTTAGATGTGATCGTAATTGGTGGCGGTATTACTGGTTCTGGTATTGCATTAGACGGAGCAACACGTGGATTATCAACAATTGTGTTTGAAATGCAAGACTTTGCAGCAGGTACATCAAGTCGTTCAACAAAGCTTGTACACGGCGGCTTACGTTATTTGAAACAATTGGAAGTGAAGATGGTAGCAGAGGTTGGGAAAGAACGTGCGATTGTGTATGAGAACGGTCCCCATGTGACAACACCAGAGTGGATGTTACTTCCATTCCATACAGGTGGTACATTTGGTGCATTCAGTACATCAATTGGTCTTCGTGTATATGACTTCTTAGCGGGGGTAAAACGAAGCGAGCGTAGAAAAATGTTTAACCGTGAAGAAACGATGAAAAAAGAACCGCTTGTGAAACAAGAAGGATTAAAAGGCGGCGGCTATTACGTAGAATATCGTACAGATGATGCTCGTTTAACAATTGAAGTGATGAAAGAAGCGATTGAACACGGTGCAAAAGCAGTAAACTATGCAAAAGTAGACGGGTTCTTATATAAAGATGGAAAAGTATGTGGTGTACGTGTTATCGATTTATTAGACGGAGAAGTATATGAAGTGTACGGTAAGAAAATTGTAAATGCAGCGGGTCCTTGGGTTGATACGCTTCGTGAAAAAGATAATTCGAAAAAAGGAAAAGTACTACAGTTATCAAAAGGTGTTCATTTAGTAATCGATCAAAAACGTTTCCCACTTGGGCAAGCAATCTATTTTGATACGCCAGATAAACGTATGGTCTTTGCAATTCCACGCGGTGGAAAAACGTATGTAGGTACAACAGATACATTCTATGATAAAGATGCGGCAGTACCACAAATGACAACAGAGGATCGCGCATATATTATCAATGCGATCAACTATATGTTCCCAACTGTAAAGATTACAGAGAAAGATATTGAATCAAGCTGGGCTGGTGTACGTCCACTCATTTATGAAGAAGGAAAGAATGCTTCTGAAATCTCTCGTAAAGATGAAATTTGGACTTCTGAATCTGGCTTAATTACAATTGCTGGTGGGAAATTAACAGGCTATCGTAAAATGGCAGAGATGGTAGTAGATTATGTAACGAATTTATTACAAAAAGAAGGTCATGGCTCATATCCGAAAAGTGAAACGAAACATATGCCGATCTCTGGCGGTCATGTAAGTGGATCTAAACAATTTCCAACATTCGTTGCAAAAAAAGCACAAGAAGGTACAAAATATGGTTTAACGACAGAACAAGCAGAGCAATTTGCAAAATTCTATGGCTCTAACGTTGATGTTCTCTTTAACTTAGCGAAACAACATAAAGAAGAAGCAAAAGAGTATAATATGCCATTAGACGTGCTTGTACCGCTTGTATACGCAATGGACTATGAAATGACAGCGAAACCAGTGGACTTCTTCATCCGCCGCAGAGGGGCTGTATTCTTCAACATTCATTGGGTATATGATTGGAAAGAAACAGTGATTGAGTATATGGCAGTGAAACTAGGCTGGAGCAAAGAAGAACAGATGAAATATACAGCTGAGTTAGAAAAAGCGTTAATGGATGCGGTAGTACCTGTAGATCAACAAGAACAAGCAGCAGCATTAGCATAATAAGAAGCCCCTGAAGGAAAACTTCAGGGGCTTTTGTTTATAGAGAAACTTGGTAATAAGAAAAATTCAAATTAAAAAACGATATGGATTTCATTTCTAAAATAAAAAGGCTGTCAGGAAAGCACCTGACAGCCTAAAAGACTGGTAAACACCAGGCTTTTACTTATACATTATTGTTGTGGAGCTGCTGCTTTTTGAACATCAAAAATATTTTTTAAATCTTTATCTTCGACTTTTACATCAGCCTTTTTCATTTCTTTTGCTACAAACTCACTCATAAATGCAGCATCTTGTGATTTACTTTCAGCAAGTTCTTTTTTAATTGTTTCTTTTTCTTCATTGAATGGTTTTGATTCTTTTACATCAGTTACTTTAATGATGTGGTAACCAAATTGAGATTTAACAGGCTCACTTACTTCATCTTTTTTCATTTTGAAAGCAGCATCTTCAAATTCTTTTACAAGAGTGCCAGGCTTTAATTCACCAAGGTCGCCACCGTTTTGGGCAGATCCTGTATCTTGAGATTCAGCTTTTGCTACTTCTTCAAATGATTTACCTTGTGCAAGCTCTTCTTTTACCTTTTTCGCAGCTTCTTCATCTTTTACAAGAATGTGTTTTGCGAAGACTTTTTTATCACGATAGTTCTTTTTCGCGTCATCGTCGCTAATTGTTTTTGCAATTGCAGCTTCCATCGCTAATTTGCTACGAATGCTGTTTTTGATTGTTTTTTCATCAGTTTTATATTGTTTTAATACTGATTCAAATTGATCACCGTATTGCTTTTTGAAAGTAGCAAATTCTTCATCTACTTTTTTGTCATCAACTTTGTAGTTTTTAGTAAAAACTTTTTCCATAACAAGGGTACGTAATACGTTTTCACCTTGTGTTTTTTTCATTGCATCGTAAAATTCGTCTTTCGTTACATCACCAGCTTTTGATGTGGCAACTTTATCAGATGTTCCACATGCGGATAAGGCAATCAAACTTGTTGCTGCTAAGGCAAGCATAGCTTTCTTCATTCAATAAACACTCCTACTATTATGTATTTTTAATTTATCCCGTACGAATGAGCAACTCTCTCATTTGAGATTGTGCTTACTCATAAGAGCCCGATTAAGTCTTACTGATTCAGCTCTCATGTAAGGGGATTTTCTCTCCTGAAAAGCTGATGTAACAGGGCTTACCGTAACTAGGGATAAAATCTAGCTGAAGGTAATTTTATTCTATAGTATAGGCAATATGTACAAAATTTAATATATCATATTTCGACGTCTTTTCCTATTGATAAAGAAAAATTACCCATTTGTTTGATGGAGATTGTCAGATTGGAGAAAGGTACCATTTTGGGCGGATGTGCATATAAAGGAAACAGGAGGGATATGGTGTATGAATTCGTATCTTATTTTATTACTTGTACTGTTTATTTTATTAGTTATAATAGGTATAATTTGCTTATAGAGGAAAAAAGTGAGGAAAGGACTTTCCTCACTTTGCCTGAAATAAAATTTCAATATAACTAGAAATTAATAGAATGGTAATACATACATTAATAACCCGAAAGACGCTCTTTTGGCGGTGCTCGGACATTTGTTTCCGTTCGCACAGTGTATGTGTCAGGAAATTCGTGTAAAATAGAACAATAAGTGCAAATGTGACAAAAACAATTTCTATGAGAGTCACGAGGATATACCCCCTTTTGGCCAAAATACATATACTTTTATATATTGTATCATACGATATTTTGTTCGTGTTATAAAATTCAGAAATAGAAGACTTTGTGTTAGAAAGTGAGGGGAGAAAGTGGACGTTGTAAAACGATTAGAGCAAGCTGAATATTATGTAGAACTTCTTTTCAAAATGGTCGACGAAGATAAGTGTCCATTTTATTCTTTAATTATAAAGAATAAAGTTCGAAAAAAGGATATTGAACGTGTGCTTACTCTTTGTGAAGAACTAAATAAACAATACATACTGGAAAAGCAAGAAGGTTTACTTTTGTTTGATGCTCTTTTAGAACAATTTAAAAAAGCGCTTCCACATCAGCTCGAGGTAAACGAGACTGCAGAAGCGCTAGAAAGACAAGGTTTATTTCAGCCAATCATGCAGGAATTTTTACGTATGACTGCATGATTGGTAATTTATTTCTTAATCAATTTTTGGTCTTGTTCTGTGAAATTCTCCTCAATATTGTCCAAGGACTTTTCAAAAATATCGATAAAATCTTGTCCGTAGATATTCCTTAAAATAGCGATTAATTCAATATTTTCTGGGAATTTACCATAAAAATTGCGAAGAGCAAGAGCGCCATTAAAGACGGAATTATTTTCAGGGTCATACTCCTCCATTAATTGAAGTAGTAATTCTTCCCCTTTTTCTGTAATTTCAATATACGTATTTCGCTTATCATCTTCTTTTTTTGAAAATACAAGAAAGCCGCGCTCTTCAAGCTTTTTAGAAAAGTTAAATGCTGTAGATACGTGCATAACACCAAACTTTGCAATTTCAGAAATCGAAGCCCCTTTTAAATGATAAGCAATTGATAAAATATGATGCTCATTAATATTTAAATCATATGGTTTAATCCACTGCTGCCAATCTTTTTCTACACATTTCCATAACGCTTTCGATAATTGAGCAATGCGTTGGCTGAAAATCATTGCTTCTTTTACCGAATAATCTTTTTCCCCACTTTTCATTTACTCACCCACTTTTCCATTCTTATTCATTAATATCTATTATGCCAGTAAAATAAAAATTAATAAAGTGTTTTTGTGAGAATTATTAAAATTTTTTGGTAAAACTCCACTCTTATACAAATCATGCATAATAGTGGAAACGCTTTAGTTGTGAAAACCACAAGTGTTATCTTTAAAGAAGAGGGTATAACATATATTGTAAATGCATAAAAACACGACACATCTATGTGATATGTCGTGTTTAGAGGAATATTTATAAAAAATATTTGTTATACGCAAAAACTAAGGATGTAAACTGTTTTACGCTTTTTCGGGAACTGCTTGCTGCAATTTCTCAATTGATTTTTGAATGTCTTTAATTTCTTTTTCAATATGATGTTTGTTTTGAGAAATATCTTGTTTCCATGTAGAAAGTGTATCGTGCATATCATTTTTTAATTCTTGAAAGACTTCTTTACCTTCTGATGCTGTTTCAACGATCTGACGTTGTAACAGTTTCGTATCAGCAGTAATATCCGCCAATGTCTTTTTAATGTCAGTTCCTTTTTCTTTTAGCTTGCTACGCATATCTTTTCCAGAAGAAGGAGTAGAGAAAAGAACGGCAAGTCCAGCGACAGCACCACCACAAATTACACCTGTTACAAAGGATTTAGCTTTTGACATAAAAGGAAACCTCCTTATTTTTTGTTTGTATTCATGATGTATAAAACAGTGCATATGCTTAAGACAAGGGGGGAGAAAAGTGAAACTTGTAACAACAATTTGCTTTATTGTAAGTCTTTTCTTTCTTGTACGTGCCATGCATTTACTGTTATTTGTAAAACAAAAAAGATCGTATCCTCCAGCGTTTTGGGTCAAGAAACAAGCAATGCAGTGCGTTTCTTTTGGAGGCATAGGCTTGTTATGTACGATCTTATTTTATATGTTGCAATAGGTATATTCGTCCCATTCTAATAGTGGATAGGTATAAGCTTGATTGAGTTAATTAAAAATCATGCCTTATTTTATTTTACACTATTTGCAATGGTACTCGCGATGTTTTGTAAATTTTCCGTTGTGTATTCATTTTGATGCGATTTCCAAACCGCACCAAAACCATCGTTTTCACCGTAGCGTGGAATTAAATGAAGGTGGAAGTGGAATACAGTTTGTCCAGCTTTTTCACCATTGTTGTTTAAAAGGTTAAAGCCAACTGGGTTGTATTCAGCTTTAATTGCGTTTGAAATTTTAGGAACGACAGAAAAAATATGTGCTGCAATTTCTGGTGTTAAGGCAAAAACATCTTGTTTATGTACTTTTGGGATAACAAGTGTATGTCCTTTTGTTACTTGACTAATATCTAGAAATGCGAGTACATGTTCGTCTTCATATACTTTTGAGCAAGGAATTTGTCCTTCAATAATTTTACAAAAAATACAATTATCCGCTGTATGATTCATATCTCTCACCCTTTCAGTGGTCTTAGCCGTATTTTAACATAATTACATAGGAGAACAAACACGAAAAACAGGAAGCTGACTTAGCTTCCTGTTTTCTGAAGAAGGATTGAAAAAGCATTTAGTTGATTTACCTTTAGCAGACACCTCATTTATTTAGGAAATGCGTGGTAATTCGACTGTATTCTGCTGTCGACACCCCATTTACAATGAAATGATGTTGCAATCCTTTATGAAATGAAATTGTTTATTTTATAAAACAGTATATACTCTCCTCGAGACACCCCGTTTCTAAAATAGAACAAACTATCTGACTTCTTGTAAACTGTCCTTGTCCATGATAGACACCCCGTTTCATGATGATTTCGCTAGGCTATACTCATCACTATTGGTGGTTGCTTTTTCAATGTGTTCCTT
This region includes:
- a CDS encoding HIT family protein; amino-acid sequence: MNHTADNCIFCKIIEGQIPCSKVYEDEHVLAFLDISQVTKGHTLVIPKVHKQDVFALTPEIAAHIFSVVPKISNAIKAEYNPVGFNLLNNNGEKAGQTVFHFHLHLIPRYGENDGFGAVWKSHQNEYTTENLQNIASTIANSVK
- a CDS encoding DUF1878 family protein; this encodes MDVVKRLEQAEYYVELLFKMVDEDKCPFYSLIIKNKVRKKDIERVLTLCEELNKQYILEKQEGLLLFDALLEQFKKALPHQLEVNETAEALERQGLFQPIMQEFLRMTA
- the glpD gene encoding aerobic glycerol-3-phosphate dehydrogenase; its protein translation is MKFSSKQRKDVLNEVNKQELDVIVIGGGITGSGIALDGATRGLSTIVFEMQDFAAGTSSRSTKLVHGGLRYLKQLEVKMVAEVGKERAIVYENGPHVTTPEWMLLPFHTGGTFGAFSTSIGLRVYDFLAGVKRSERRKMFNREETMKKEPLVKQEGLKGGGYYVEYRTDDARLTIEVMKEAIEHGAKAVNYAKVDGFLYKDGKVCGVRVIDLLDGEVYEVYGKKIVNAAGPWVDTLREKDNSKKGKVLQLSKGVHLVIDQKRFPLGQAIYFDTPDKRMVFAIPRGGKTYVGTTDTFYDKDAAVPQMTTEDRAYIINAINYMFPTVKITEKDIESSWAGVRPLIYEEGKNASEISRKDEIWTSESGLITIAGGKLTGYRKMAEMVVDYVTNLLQKEGHGSYPKSETKHMPISGGHVSGSKQFPTFVAKKAQEGTKYGLTTEQAEQFAKFYGSNVDVLFNLAKQHKEEAKEYNMPLDVLVPLVYAMDYEMTAKPVDFFIRRRGAVFFNIHWVYDWKETVIEYMAVKLGWSKEEQMKYTAELEKALMDAVVPVDQQEQAAALA
- the prsA gene encoding peptidylprolyl isomerase PrsA, whose amino-acid sequence is MKKAMLALAATSLIALSACGTSDKVATSKAGDVTKDEFYDAMKKTQGENVLRTLVMEKVFTKNYKVDDKKVDEEFATFKKQYGDQFESVLKQYKTDEKTIKNSIRSKLAMEAAIAKTISDDDAKKNYRDKKVFAKHILVKDEEAAKKVKEELAQGKSFEEVAKAESQDTGSAQNGGDLGELKPGTLVKEFEDAAFKMKKDEVSEPVKSQFGYHIIKVTDVKESKPFNEEKETIKKELAESKSQDAAFMSEFVAKEMKKADVKVEDKDLKNIFDVQKAAAPQQ
- the glpK gene encoding glycerol kinase GlpK, with the protein product MKKYILSLDQGTTSSRAILFNKEGKIVHVAQKEFTQHFPKPGWVEHNAQEIWGSILAVIATCLSEADIKPEQIAGIGITNQRETAVVWDKETGKPIYNAIVWQSRQTAEICDELKEKGYSDMVREKTGLLIDAYFSGTKVKWILDNVEGAREKAERGELLFGTIDTWLVWKLSGGKSHITDYSNASRTLMFNIHDLKWDDELLEMLTVPKSMLPEVRQSSEVYGHTVDYHFFNQNIPIAGIAGDQQAALFGQACFGEGMAKNTYGTGCFMLMNTGEKAVASEHGLLTTIAWGLNGKVEYALEGSIFVAGSAIQWLRDGMRMFKDASESEVYASRVESTDGVYVVPAFVGLGTPYWDSEVRGAVFGVTRGTTKEHFIRATLESLAYQTKDVLCAMEADSGIELKTLRVDGGAVKNNFLMQFQSDMLDVPVERPEVNETTALGAAYLAGLAVGYWENQEEIRAQWNMDKSFTPAMEAETSEELYAGWKKAIAATKAFK
- a CDS encoding YtxH domain-containing protein, with amino-acid sequence MSKAKSFVTGVICGGAVAGLAVLFSTPSSGKDMRSKLKEKGTDIKKTLADITADTKLLQRQIVETASEGKEVFQELKNDMHDTLSTWKQDISQNKHHIEKEIKDIQKSIEKLQQAVPEKA
- a CDS encoding HTH-type transcriptional regulator Hpr encodes the protein MKSGEKDYSVKEAMIFSQRIAQLSKALWKCVEKDWQQWIKPYDLNINEHHILSIAYHLKGASISEIAKFGVMHVSTAFNFSKKLEERGFLVFSKKEDDKRNTYIEITEKGEELLLQLMEEYDPENNSVFNGALALRNFYGKFPENIELIAILRNIYGQDFIDIFEKSLDNIEENFTEQDQKLIKK